The Saliniramus fredricksonii genome segment CAAGTCCGATCACCCCTGTCGCATCACAGCCCCGCGCCATGGCACAGGCCTCCATGATCACGCTGTCCGGCGGATCGGCGACGACACCGTCGAAGATCACCACGGCATGACCTGCCCGATGCAGGGTCTCCGCGACCTGCGGCACGAGCCCGGTCTCGACCATGCCGCGATCGCTGACGATGAGAATGCAGGGCCCGAGTGCCGCCGCATGTTCCGGCAGCCGCGCAATGCTGCCGACGCCGAAGATCACGCGTGGCGTCGTGGCGAAAATGAAGGGTTTCATGCGGTCTCCTCCGGGATCATGGCGCCTCCGACCATTGCCGAAGCGGTATTTTCGCGGCAGGGTAACGCATATTCCGGCACTGACCAGCCGCGTCTGCGCCAGACCGGGTGCGAGGAAGGCCATCAGCCCTTGTTGCGGCCCGAAGGTGGCCGAGGCGCTTACAAAATATTAGAATTGTCACAAACTAGTTCTCTTGCCGCATTGCCCATTGCCCTATGTTTGTTTAAGCACGCAGCAACGCAAGAATTGACAGCGCTCGCGTGGTGAATGCACCGGAAGCGCGAGGCCGGTAACCGGGAGATGAAGGATGGCGCAAGCCGAATCCCGCAACCAGACGCCGCGACCCCTGTCGCCGCATCTGCAGATCTATCGCTGGACATGGACGATGGCGATGTCCATCTTCCATCGGGTGACGGGCGTGGCGCTCTATCTCGGTGCGCTGGTGCTGGCCTGGTTCTTCCTGTCGATGGCTTCGGGACCGGAGGCCTATGCAGGCTCCGCGTGGTTCTTCGGCTCGTGGTTCGGCTATCTCGTCCTGTTCGGTTTCACCTGGGCGCTGATGCATCACATGCTCGGCGGCCTGCGCCATTTCGTCTGGGATTTCGGCAAGGGCTTCGAGCCCGAGCAGCGTTTTCTCCTGGCCAAACTGACGCTGGCCGGTTCGGTGGGGCTCACCCTGCTGATCTGGATCGTCATCCTGATCGCACGCTGAGGAGGACGCATCATGGCTGAGAACCGTTTCGATACCGGCACCTCCATCCGTACCCCCATGGCCCGCGCCCGCGGACTCGGTGCGTCGGGCGGCGGCACCGAGCATTTCTGGCAGCAGCGCATCACCGCCGTGGCGAATGCGCTGCTCGTCTTCCCGTTCATCATCATTCTGGCGATGACGGTGGGGCGCCCATACGAAGATGCGGTTGCGATCATGTCGCATCCCCTTGCCGCGATCCTGTCTGCGCTCTTTGTAATATCAATAGCGATCCATATGCGGCTGGGGATGCAGATCGTGATCGAGGATTACGTCCACGGCAAGGGTGCCAAGGTCGTGGCCCTTCTGGCGAACACGTTCTTCGTCATCGCCGTCTCGGCGGCCAGCCTTTATGCGATCCTCAAGATCGGTCTGAGCCCCTTGCTCTGAGGGAGATGGAAGAAACATGGCGACGAACGGACAAACCAATGGCGGGCCCGCAGTGAACGGCGCGGCCTATCCCATCA includes the following:
- the sdhC gene encoding succinate dehydrogenase, cytochrome b556 subunit, translating into MAQAESRNQTPRPLSPHLQIYRWTWTMAMSIFHRVTGVALYLGALVLAWFFLSMASGPEAYAGSAWFFGSWFGYLVLFGFTWALMHHMLGGLRHFVWDFGKGFEPEQRFLLAKLTLAGSVGLTLLIWIVILIAR
- the sdhD gene encoding succinate dehydrogenase, hydrophobic membrane anchor protein; amino-acid sequence: MAENRFDTGTSIRTPMARARGLGASGGGTEHFWQQRITAVANALLVFPFIIILAMTVGRPYEDAVAIMSHPLAAILSALFVISIAIHMRLGMQIVIEDYVHGKGAKVVALLANTFFVIAVSAASLYAILKIGLSPLL